The Fusarium falciforme chromosome 4, complete sequence genomic interval GTAgccttggtgatcttggtCGCCGTGGTTGCTGTTAGTCGACGACGAATGCCGAGTCCGTGATTCTTGCCGAGACTTCTTCTTGCGTGAGCCTGGATCGAGCTCAGTCAGAGGCACCGCGACCCGTTGATCTCTGCGCTTCTTGCTCCGTTTCTTTTTCTCGGCCTCCGCCATGCGCTGGCGATGGCGCTCCAGAGCCgcaatctcctccttgttGAGACTGACATCTGTTCtccccttggccttggcacGATCGATACGACGCATCGCCGACTGCACCAATGCCTCCTCGCGATCCCTGACGGACAGCTGGGCCAGGTACTCCTCaaactcctcatcctcgctgcTCGACGagccatcctcgtcgtcatcctcctccgagTCCACATAATTACCCCTGCGAACCACCCCACGTTCTCGATCGCCCATGTCTACACCCGTGAATCGAAGAGCGTCGCTGGCAAAACCAGCCGCAGTCCCCGAAGAAATCCCAACGCCTTGTGTATTCGTTTCATTATCCTCATCTGAACCCAACTCCTCCACACGAGCGTCTCCCTCTCGGCGCCCGTGCGACGCAGCGTCCCCGTCTTGTCTCCTCCGCCTGCGCCGCGATGGTCTTCCCCATTGGGGCGCAAATTCGGGAGCTCGCGGCCGACCACCTAGACCGCCTCCCCGGAAAAAGCCTCATCGATAGGCTTGTCCATAAATGCGGCGTGACCAAGGATGGTCACGCCAGATGCGCCAACTAGCCAGAGCATGGTCGAGAAGGGCGAAGCCCACAGACCAAGAGGCacgccgatgacgacgagtccAGTGTAGAGTTGAGAAGTGCTGGCACGGAAGGTGCCAATCTCAAGATCATTGCCGTCGAGGCGGCCAATGATCCACATGCCGGCGACGACAAAGATGATGTCGAAGAGCAGGACCCAGTTGCTGAGCAGAGCATAGATGCTGAGCATGACAAAGATGACAGCATAGTTGCTCGAGAAGTGGCTCAGGTTATAGTTGACGCGCGACTGCATCTCGGCAAAGTTGGCGGGCTTCGAGACTCGCTTGACGTCGAGGAACTCGGACAGAGGTCGCAGGTTGGAGAAGCGACCGCTGAGAGGACCAGAGCGAAGGCCCTGGAAGCGCTCGCCGAAGTTGATGCGGGACGTGATGACGTCCAGCGGGATCTGAATGCGAGCCATGGCGAATGATTTGTGTGATGTAGAGTCGTAGATAGGAAAGTGTTGGCTGTTGAGCTGGCAAGTGCTGGTGTTGCACGAAAGGTGAATACTTTATGACCTTGGAGAATAGGCAACGAAATTATCGATCAGGCACGATGACGAGGTCGGTTGCGCGTTCAAGAATAAAGAATGGAGACGCTTAGCGAGCTGGATGAAGGGAGTTAGCAAACAAGTAAAGACGCAGTGAAAAAGGCGATGCTGAGAATCAGGCAGCCAGAAAAATAAAGGACAAGCTGGCCCCTGGGGGAGGGAGGTAAGGGAGATGAGGCGCAAGTATATTCTAGCCAGGTACAACGCTGACGCCAGGAACAAAAGGGGCTAGATGTGTGCAACTTACCAAGACGTGCGTTTGCGAATAGACAGACAACAACAGAGTTTGTTGGTTGATAGAAGAGAGTCAAGTTCCAGAGCACTCAATGGAATGTTGCTTGTTGAAGTAGGGGGTTGAATCTGTCGGCGAGTACAGATTTCAGATAAGATTGGCTTTTTTTGGGTTTTTTTTACTCGGCTCGTAATTTGCTAGGGACGCGTCTCCTGTCAGCTTCAGGGGGCCATTACAGGGGGTGCTCAGTGATTCAACTGCCAGCTGGAGCCCGGGAAAGCCACTGGATGTGTGATCTCCACAGGGGGGGGAGAGTACGTACCGACTTCGTGATGTCGACGAATTGGTAAGGTATGGATCAGGCTTGGTgcccagatgatgatgaaggagacCCAGCGGAGAGGTGAGGAAGAAACGAGATTGCCACTCAATACCCGACTGAGTACGTGTAATCCTCAGCCGGGGCGGGCTGGCAGCCCCGGGGAGCCTGTAACAGAGCCTCTCTCCCtggcagagagagagaggagaagaaggaggctctTCTGTCGTCGTATATAGTCTTCCCCTCTCAACCCAAACAGATGAGGTTCAAGGGGAGGGTTGCCATTGACTGACAatggagaaggaagaaggaaggggaaaaaagaggGAAGCAAGAGAATTGGAGCTCTCCGCCTTTCTTTTAAAACATTGAGAAGAACCTGATGGAAGAGAGAGGCCCAACCGTTTTGCACACCGACCCAATTCCGACGGAATGGATGGagaaacttttttttttctcctcctcctcctcctcctcctcctcctcctctctaGGACCATTTTCTCTGTGTAAACTTGTTTGCACTGTAAGGTAGCTTGTAACTCTGAGGCCAGCAAAGAGCCATCCCCGCGACGCTTATGCACGCGACACCAGTTGGAGCGAGCCAAGTGGAAGACGGGGAGCGTCACCGCTTTTGACGGATACCGCCAAACCACATGTTGATCAGGGCATGGCTGAGGGGGAACATGATGTTTTTCTGGTCTGCAAATTCGAGGACATGTTTCTTTGCAAAGGAATTACATCCATAGCAATatcaaaaaaaaaatttacaATCTCTCTAGCCCGGGATAGCATCATCTTCGCTTCTCGTCTCTCTCCGCCGTTTCATCGTCACACACGATCCGCGATCCAAGATCCACTTCTCGCAAGCTCCATCGGAGAGCTTCCTAAGCTGCCCAACCCACAAACACGTTGATCTCTGATCGAAAGATTACCCACTCCCCAACCCCTAGTAGACAACTGAGCCCATCTTTGGGACCTTCTGTCCTTGGCACCGTGAGACGAAAGAGCGGGCAGAGAAACACATCTCGACGGATAGAGAAGCTCGACATGGTAGAGACAACACAAAAACTGCATCTTGCATCGGTGGTCTCACATGCTTGAGCCCCATTGCAGAACGAACTGGGCCAAGATCCCGCACCCCCGGACCGCTTGGCCGGGCAGTTCTGAGATGCGAGAGCCGAACTATCCACTCCGGATGAGCCACATATAGAACCTCGGAGAAGCATGATGGATCCATTGGAGGACGGGACTTGTTGCTGACCGCCGCCAGTTGTCCGTGTGTGCGGCAAAAGCAACGCTCGGCCGCAGCTTGCTGGACCCATCTTCACCGCGAAAACATATGCCCAATAGCAGTTCCTGTGGCCCAAAAGCCAGGCCAAAGGTTATCTCAGCCTCAAGTTTGCTGCCTGAGGAAGGGATACGCCGGGAATGGGCAATGTGAAACAACAAGGCATTCATAGGCACTCAATTGTTAATTAGTACATTTCATTGGGTGTGCTTTTGGCCGTTTCTTTCGACGTGACAGTAAAATCTCCAGTGTCAAACTGGCAAAGCCAAAAAGAATCCAAGTCTATCACGGCCATCCTTGATGAGCCGCCTCTTTTAGCCCTCCCTCTCTCATCCAGGCCATCCCATCCACCAACTAAACAAATGCTCGCTATGCCTTTGGTCAAAGCCGCGCAACGAAAAATGGGGTATATGTGAATCACCAAAGCCACCGGAAGAAACAAAAAACGGCCAACACCCACAGTACACATCACATCTCACACCTCAAAAAAGTAATCCTCGTCCAGCCCCTCCCGGCTTGGAATCACTCCGGCTCCGGGTACCGGACCCTCAAACGCCGAGTCCATCCTCACGTTCAGCAGCCGGATCTTGAGTCCGTACTCGCTCACCAAGTTGACCAGCTTGTTTGTCTCTGCCGTGATGGGTGCTTGGttcagcagcatcagcagtCCGTCCAGCCACTCTGACGCCAAGCTGTGGCTCAACGGCCATAGCGTAAAGATCGGCTGCTCCTTAGCCTCAGCCCCTCTTGCTGCGTCCGCCGAGTTGATGAAGCTGTAGATGGTGATCTTGGTCGTCGTCTTGGGGACTGCCCCCGAGTTCTTGCCCGCCACACCACTCGTCGTGCTCTTGGCGTCTTCGTTTGCCGATACGTTAGAAACAACTGAGCTGATAGTGCTGAGATCAACCCGTTCTGTGAGAGCATCCAGATTAGGATCCTGCACCGTCTGCTGCTCAAAGTCGGCGTAATGCAGATATCGCCTGTTGTGGGACAGTTTCGCATATCGCCACGGCGTAGGTGTAAATAGTCGGTGCTTTGCTGTCCCGTTGTTGTCTCGCTTGGGTGTCGGCTTCGAGAACCATGACCCCTGGAGGAGGCATCGGATCCTCTGCTCCTTGACAAACTGCAGCGCCTCCTGCTTAAGTTCCTCCCTCACCTGCTGTAGATGTTGACCCCATGTGGCCTCAAATGACATCTCGAGTAGCTCCATCTGCTGATCTCGTAGTCGCGATATGTCATATTCTTgcatctcttcctccatTTCCATCACATCCTTGGTCCTCGTGGCTCCCCCAACAACCTGGTCGACTAGGATCCGTACCAGCTCGGCAACCTTGTCGATATCCTCTTGCTCCGCGCCCGTGACTTTCCATACTCGGAAAAAGGCATGCAAACCAGCAGTATGTAGCCGAGACCACTGAAGCAACAGGGGCCTAAACAGCCTGTCGTGATCCTTGGCCTCCAACAACTGATACCCCCTGACGTCGTCCAGATCCGTCTTGTCGATATCGAAGTGGTCGTACAGTATCATGGTGACCGCAAAGCTTGCCCTGGCAACGGGACAACGTTCAGATGcaggcttccccgcctgTTCCAGTAATAGCTTTTGAAACCCATCCTCGTTCTTGCGCACATAGTCCGTCAGGTCCATCATACCCAAAAACCCCGTCATGTCAAACTCTTGCGCAGGGCTCTCCGTCTCGAACCCCAGCCTCCTCCACTTCTCCGGGTTGTGTCGCCTGCTTCCCTTCCTCGTGGATGTCTCGTGTAAGTCGTGCGCAGGGGAATGCCCGTTTACAGGGACACGCTCCGGCGCACTCGCCAGGTGCAGCCCCTTGAGGGCTCGCCGGTGCTCTGGCCGCTCTAGATCAACATCGACTTCGCGCCACTTCCTCAGCAGGACCTTGGTTAGCGACTGGAACTCCAGCATAGGGTGCGCCAGATCCTGAAGCGCTGAGCTCTGCATCAGCTTGTACACCGCCTTAATTAGACCCAGGTCCTGCAGCCGCTTGATAAACTTGGCCCACTCCTCCCCGGAACCCGCGTTGGCCTTGCCGCCACTCATGGTGCTGTCGCTCGACACGGCGTCTCGGATGAGTGCGTTGATCAGCATCAGAGCGTTGGCACACAGGGCATGATCTGCGCTCTGCAGCTGCTGTATCACCAGTTCAAAGAACTGCGGGTACACCGCGACGGCGGGCTTCAGCGCGCGGAAGCCAAAGGTTCCTGGTGTTCGGTTCGCGGCAGCGGTTCGGCTGGTGGACTGGGAATGACtgacgagggcgacgaggatGGACATGGCACCCCTTAGGATGTTGACGAGCGGGTTCGTGACGATGAGTTCGACGACGCGCTCGACCAGGTCGCTGGCTGTCGGTCCCTCAAAGATATCCCACCCCATGTCCACCTCGAGCAGGCGTGTCAAACTCTGGAGCGAGTATGCGAGCGTGTTGCCGCCAGCTGTCATGATGAGCCGGCGGAGGACGACCAGGCCGCCAGAGGATATAAAGACGTCGGCGAATGCGGGATCGTTGATGGAATTCTGCAGCTTAAACACGGCCATCTTTCGTGAGGCGTCCTCATCGCTGGCCAGGCGCGCCAGCAGCGCGGGGATATCTGCTTGATCCATGGTCGTCGAGAATAGCACAGGTgcgaagaggacgaggctgAAAACGACCGAGGAGGGTAGAGCAGGTTGGTATGGCCTATGGTGTCGTGATCATGGCCCGGCCGTCTCGAAGGAAAGGGGGTATCTCTCGCCCGCAAGGTCGAATTCGTGCTTGTACGAGCCGATTGTTGTCAATTCGGGGAGCACTACGTACTTAGGAGACGTCTTTTTGAGAGCGCCTGGCCTCAGCGTCCCCTACAGCACCTCAAGGTCCCTGTCGGATTTAATGAACCAATTGCCAAGAAGGGACTGGGGAAGCTCTTAGCCTTCAGGGGAGGCGCCTCGAGTTGCGGGCTTGTTTCAGGGAGACGCAATGGGATTGGGCAGCGCAATTCCGGGTTCTCGCAACTTCCCAGACCCTCATGGAGAAGCTCATTTAGCGTGTCGGGCGCCAAGACAGACGTCTGTGGCAGTGGTGGCTTTGTCAGCCACAGAACCTCCTAGAGCCACACACGTGACCCAGCCTCACAACGGTCTGTGGCGCATATTTCGTAAGGCTAGATGCCAATGCTCGACATCCATTCCCAAATCTTCCCAAGCTTTCCaattcatcaccatcaacaccTCTTCGTCCTTGGCTCTTCCTCTACAGTCTTCGCAATCATGGCCAACTTCCTCGCCTCCATTTTCGGCACAGAGCTTGACAAGGTCAACTGCTCATTCTACTTTGTAAGTCTCCCAGTCTTTTACGCGTCTGGTCTTTGGCAGTTACTGACTTGCGCGCCTGTCCAGAAAATCGGCGCGTGCCGTCACGGTGATCGCTGCTCCCGAAAGCACGTCAAGCCGTCATACAGCCAGACGATTCTTATGCCCAACCTTTACCAGAACCCGGCATACGACCCCAAGAACCGAATGAACCAGTCCCAGCTCCAGAACCACTTTGACGCCTTCTACGAGGATATCTGGTGCGAGCTTTGCAAGTAcggcgagcttgaggagctcgttGTCTGCGACAACAACAATGATCGTATGTTTCCTCATTTCCATATCTATACCACTTCCAAATGCTAACATGTCGCCCAACAGACCTCATCGGCAATGTCTACGCCCGTTTCAAGTACGAGGAATCCGCCCAAAAGGCCTGCGACGAGCTTAATAGCCGCTGGTATGCCGCGCGACCCATTTACTGCGAGCTCAGCCCCGTAACCGATTTCCGCGAGGCCTGCTGTCGCCTTAACTCAGGCGAAGGTTGCGTTCGTGGCGGCTTCTGCAACTTTATCCACCGCAAAAACCCTAGCGAGGAGC includes:
- a CDS encoding PRA1 family protein — translated: MARIQIPLDVITSRINFGERFQGLRSGPLSGRFSNLRPLSEFLDVKRVSKPANFAEMQSRVNYNLSHFSSNYAVIFVMLSIYALLSNWVLLFDIIFVVAGMWIIGRLDGNDLEIGTFRASTSQLYTGLVVIGVPLGLWASPFSTMLWLVGASGVTILGHAAFMDKPIDEAFSGEAV